The segment CATGGCTGAAAAGTAGTCGCCCTCGCCCGGGTGCGTTTGTCGGCCCGGTTTAAATAGAAAACGCCCTGCGGATCGTAAGCCGCAGGGCGTTTTCTATTCCGCTTCACCACAGCCTTGGAGCGGGACGGCCCATCAGCCGCCCCGCCCATTCAGCGTTCCTCGTTTCTCGTTCATCGTTTCCAATTAAGGTGCGTCTGCCCCCTTCACCACATAAAATCCCTGTGCAGCGGCGGGCGAACTCACCGTTGCAAAGGTATCCGTCGTCGCAGTTACCAGTGTCGTATAAGTGCCATTGACCGCCGCATCGGTGTAGACATGGAATGCCGGATTTCCCATGCGGCTCCAGCGCAGTACGATGTTCCCACCCAGCGGAATTGCCGTCAGATCGGTAATTGGCTGTAGGCTCACATGCGGCACAGGCCCATTCCAGGCAATGATGTTCGCCGAACCCACCGCATCCCCTGCCGTGAAAATCCCTCCCGCGGCAAATCCGGTTCCGAATGGTGTGAGCGCACAGACTGCCGTGGTCGATCCGCTGTTGCTCATCCCGCTTCCCAGCGGCGCCCAGGAACTGCCATTCCAACCGGCAATGTTCATGGCTGGATTTCCGCCGGCATGTTCGAACATCCCGCCCGCAATCAGTTCATTTCCCACCACGGTCAGGGCCAGCACATAGCCATACACCCCGCCGCCAATTCCCCCGTTGCCCACTTCCGCCCAAGTGCTACCATTCCAGCGCGCCACATCCTGGGCCGGATTTCCTCCCGCACTGCTGAACAGTCCTCCCGCAATCAAGTTGCCATTGTACGGTGTTAATGCATACACAATCCAGCCGATGCCGCCGCCGATGGATGACCACGCGCTCCCATTCCACGCGGCAATGTGCGGCGCGGGATTTCCGCCTGCCGTATCGAAAAACCCGCCCGCAATCAACTGATTATTCCACACCGTCAGGGCCATCACTTGCCCCTGCGTTCCTCCCATCCCGGTACCCAGAACATTCCAGCCGTTTCCGTCCCAGCGTGCAATGTAATTTCCCGGTGAGCCATCCGCCGATGTAAAATATCCTCCGACAATCAATTGCCCCCCGTACACGGTCAACGACGCCACAATGTTGCCCACGCCGCCTTCAGGGTCATTCCATCCTGCTCCATTCCAGTAGGCGATGCAGCTCACCGGCACTCCGCCTGCCGTAAAGAACTGCCCTCCCGCATACAGATTTCCTTGATACACGGCAAGGGCATTCACGCGCCCGTCCAGCCCCGTTCCCAGCGGCTGCCAGACTGCTCCATCCCAGCGGGCAATGTGCCCGGGGCAGTCCCCTGCCGCAATCAACTGGCCGTTGTACACAATGGTCGCATAGATCCACCCCGCCACACCGCCTCCGAGAGTCGCAAACCCTTGGCTGAATGCGCTGCCCGCCGGAATCAACATCAGAAGCCATACCAGAGCCGCAGTTACAACCCAACTCGTACAAAAAGTAGATCTTAACATCTTCATGTGGCACCTGAATTATTTTGGATAACGAGGTAAGGAAGCGATGTAAGGAGGGCGGTTGGCGATAAGTACTGACCCGTGGAATCAAATCGTACCAGAAGAGTACTATTGTAGTATACGGCGGCTCTGCTTGCTTGTTCCACCAAACTCTACGTGAAGAATCTGGATCTTGACAAATTGAGATGGGGATTTAATAACCATTATCCGACGAGCACCAAACTATCCAATCAAGATCCCAATTCAGCCTCCCCGCCAACAAAAAAAGGACGCCACACGGACGCCCTTTTTCCAAGACTCGGTTTCCAAGTTCACTTCAGCAACATCATTTTCCTCGTCTGCACCGCCTGGCCTGCCTGCAACCGCGCGAAGTAAATCCCCGAAGGAAGATGTGCGCCGTCAAAGGTGAGGCTATGCACTCCTGCGGTCTGCGCACCGTCGGCCAGTGTGGCGACTTCCCTGCCTAACACGTCATAGACGCGAAGGGCCACGCGTTCAGTCTGCGGCACGGAATACTCGATGGCCGCCGTGGCATTGAAGGGATTCGGATAGGAAGTCAACGTTAATGACACCGGCACCGCCCTCTGCGGCCCGGCATCTGCTGTAGTGTGCACAGCCGATGTGCGCACCACGTAAAAATCCCAACCCGCCGCGCCAAACGCCTGCGTACGGCCCGTAATTACACAGCCGCCGTCCGACATCAGCTTCATATCTTCCACCCAGTCCGCCGTACCGCTGCCATAGCGGCGTGACCAGAGCACGGTATCATTCGGTGCGACACGCGCCAGATAGAAATCCGGAACTCCCGTCGCCCCTGCCAGCAGTGTCCCGGATATGATCAGGTCGCCGCCTTCAATTTCATAAGCCGCCGCGCACGTCACCGAACCCACGGTGGTAATCACCCGGTTCCACAGCACCTCGCCGCTCTCGCTCACCTTCACCACGTGCGGACAAAAACTCGAGCCGCGATTATCGAATCCGCCAATCACATAGCCGTCACCCGTCGCCTGCACACTGCGCGCCCCCTGCCGGTACGCGCCGCCAATCGACCGCGTCCAGAGAGTATCGCCTGCGCCATTGACGCGGATGATATAGAAATCTTCGTTGATGATCGCATCAACCGTATCCACCGTTCCCGCGCCGACAAAGCCGCCGTCGGGCGTCGCACACGCGGCATCGAGAGTCAAACTCAGAGCCGGTGATGCGGTTCTGCTCAGAGTACGCTCCCACATCGCGTTCCCCGCCGAATCCAGCCGCGCGTAGTATACCCCGGAAAGCGAAGTAGCTATATCCCTGTGCCCCGCGGCCATATAACTGCCGTCGGAACGCGGAAACACACTGGCAAACACCGCGTGATCATGCACCAGCGTGCGCGACCAACTCTGTGCGCCTGACGAATCCGTCTTCAACACTAAGGCGCCCACCGTCCCCACGGCGCCTGCCAGAACATATCCGCCGTCTGCCGTGCAGCGCACATCGTTCGCATAGGAACTGCCCGGTCCAAGATTGCGAATCCATTGTCTCGTGCCATTGCCGGTAGTCTTGACCAGTTCACAGGAAAACGGCGACGACATACTCCCCGCCACCACCACGCCGCCATCCGGTGTCTCCTGCACCACGTAGGAATAGTCATCACTGCTCTGCCCGTAAATATGCGTCCACACGGTGTCCGGCTGCGCCCAACCTTGCACCGCAATCACCAACACGGCTACCCAGACGACTAAGCTGCTTTTCATGTTTCCCTCCCGAAGTTGTCCCTTTCGGCATCCGAAGTTTCCGCCGCAGACGCGGCGCGCGGTGACGGTCTTCACCCATCGCCCATAAGTATAGCCATCGTCCGCCCAAAAAGCAAGCCTTGTCCACGTCTTTTTACAATTTTCCCGCCTTACCAAAGAGAAAGGGCTGCCCCCGTACTGGGAGGGCAGCCCCTTCGGTATTGCGAAGCAGCCAGCTCTTTGGCTTGCAGCGCGGGTGGATCGGTACCTGCGCCGCTGCGCCAGGAGGATCCGTCGGCCGCTTCGCATTACTTCAGCAATTGCATCTTCTGAATTTTTGTCACGTTGCCCGCGCTCATCCGCATCAGGTACATCCCCGATGCCAGATTGCTGCCATCAAATGTAACCCGGTGAGTGCCCGCAGCCTGCTCCGAATCCATCAGCGTTGCCACCAGCCGGCCCATGATGTCAAACACTTCGAGCTTGACATGGACCGCTTCGGAGAGCTGATACTGAATCTGTGTCGTCGGATTGAACGGATTGGGAGACGCGCCCGCCAGCCCCGTTCCTCCCATCGGCCCACTCATTATGTAACCGGCGGAGATGGTAAAGTTGGCGTCGGACGTGTCGCCGATCGCCGAATTGTAGTAGCTGACAATCCGGATCCGGGCCCGTGAGGTCGTCGCGCCGCTAACCGCCCATGTGAAAGAGCCGTCGTTGTAGGTCGCATAGCTGATACTCTCCCATGTGCCCGTCGGATAGTTACGATTCAACTGAATCCGCACATACTGCGCACCGGAAACATTGGTATAGCCCCAGCGAATGGTATAGTAGCTCTGCAGGCGCGCCAACTCGCCGCCGTTGGGCGACGTCACGGTGATGGTCGGTGTGGTGCTCGTAGCCGTAATCGAGAAATTCGCATTGGACGTATCGCCTACGGCAGGCGTGGTTGTGCCTCGCACCCGGATCCGCGCACTGCTGCTGGCCGAGCCGTTCACGCTCCACTGGTAACTGCCCGTATTCGATGCGCTGGAGGAGATCACTTCCCACGTTCCACCCGGGTAGCTGCGGTTGAGTTCAATCTGCACATTCTGCGGAAAGTTCGCCGATGACCACGTGATCGCATGCGATGTTCCACTCCCCCATGCTTCACCGCCATTCGGCGCCGTAACGGTCACCGATGCCACAGGCGCGGTGGTGGTAAGGGAGAAGCTGGCGTTCGAGGTATCGCCGACCGTAGTATGCGTGGTGCCGGTAATCCGCACCCGCGCGGCACTGCTGGCCGTGCCCGCAACCGCCCACGTGTAGCTGCCGGTATTCCCGGTGCTGGCAATAATCGTCTCCCACGTGCCGCCGGGATAGGCGCGGTTCAGTTCGATCTTCACCGCCTCCGAAAGATTCGATGAGGTCCACGTGATCGCATGAGACGTTCCCGTTGCCCAGGATTCGCCCCCATTCGGCGCGCTGACCGTCACCGTCGATGCGGGCGGCGGCGACGAAGGCAGCCGGCTAAGGACGTTGGAACGGTCCCGCACCCATGTCCGGAACGACTGCGTCGTCCCGGAGTCATCCTGCACCCAGAAGTCGGCGAAATCCCCTGGATTGGGTCCCGTAGAGTATTTTTCATCCCACCAGGAAAAGCCGCTCACCCGTGGCCACCGTCCGCCTTGCAGAGAGGTGAAAGCGTCGTTTGCCCATGTCCCTGACGGGCAAACGGTATTGTTGCCGCCCGCGCCCATTTCGAGTATCCAGATCGGCTTGGTGGTCGACAACGCCGCCATCTGCGGATAAGCATAATCCATCGCCGGCGCAAAGGGCTGGCAATTGGGGTCGTTCATGGACTTTGCCCCGTAAATGCTCACGCCGATGCCGTCGATGTAGTTATCACCCGGATAATAGTGGTCCATGTTGTTCCATGTTTCGTGCGGCTCACTGTAGCCCACCACATGGAAAAACCAGTAGATATTGGTCGCGCCTTCCGCGCGGCAGATGTCGATGATATGCCGGTACGCGTCGCGGTACCGTTCGGGGCCGTCCGCCACCGTGGGATCCCCGTATCCCGTGGTCGTGCCGCCACCGTTGAAACAGGCGCTCCACGGCATCACACCACCGTTCACCTCGATCCCATACTGCGCGAAAATCGCCTTGCCAAAGGAGCGGGCCGCCCGAGCCCAGGCATGTAAATCGGCGTCGAAATCGCCATTGATGATCCGCTGCGGATTGTACACCGGATCCTGTTGATTGGTCATGCCGATCTGGCTGCGCATCGAAAGCCGGATGAAGGGGATACTGCCCATGCTGTCGATCCAGGCACAAGCAGACGTCGGAAAAGCCCGCGTCAACGCCCACTCATGGGAAAAGTAGACAAACATCGCCGGCTTGCCCACCGTCTGCTGGTAGGTCTGTAACTGCGCGGGAGTAACTTGGTCTTCGCGACCATTGTACGGGCCGGGGTATACCCCGTGATAGAAGGTACCTGTCGAGGTGGGGAACACGTTGGGGTGGCTGAATGCGTCTTGGGCCCATACTGGAACCAGGCTCGCCAGAGCCAAAAGAATGGCAACGATGATAACCATGCCGAACTCCGATCCTGTCTAACCGCAGAAAACTGAGCAAGCCGATCCTATTACTTGCTCTCTCTGCATCTAAGTTAGTCAGGAGTAGAGTGAGATGAAAGCCCTTTTCGACGAGAAAATGGCAAATTTTACCTGTGATAAATTGTCCACCAATTTTCCAGACCCGCCCGCAGACGTTGTCTCGTTAATTGAAATTTATCCGTTTTTTGCGCTCAATAGGTGCGATAAAACAGATTCAAGAAGATGACTAAGGAGGTCTACAAATAATGCAGAATAATGCTCCCTGATTTGTCCAGACTAACTTACAGCGGGAGCAAACACGGGAGCCAGTTGAGACTTAGCTCCCGCTCTACCCTAACAAAAGAGCGTGCCTTCGCACGCTCTTCACAGCTTTTCGATTTCACTCGTCAACTTTTCTTAACGAGCCATTCTACCCATGCGTCCAGCCCTTCCCCCGTCTTGGAAGACACCGGCAGCACGGTGATCTGCGCGTTGGTCTTGCGGATGTTGCTCGTGATCTGGGCAACATCGATGTCCAGATGCGGCGCCAGATCCATCTTGCTGATCAAACAGACACTGCATTCGCGGAACATCAGCGGGTACTTCAGCGGCTTGTCTTCGCCTTCGGTCGTCGACAGCACCACCACCTTGCGGTTCTCGCCGAGGTAGAATTCCGCCGGACAGACCAGGTTGCCGATGTTCTCGATAAACAGAATATCCAGCGCGGACAGATCCAGATACTTCAGCGCCGCCTGCACCAGATGCGCGCCCACGTGACAGTCGCCGCCGAACGGCTCGGTGTTCGCCTGCACCACCGGAATCCCCAACGGCTGCAACCGCTCGCTGTCGATGGTCGAGGTGATATCGCCTTCGATGACCGCGCAGCGCAGACCCCGCTGCTGCAGCAGGGGAATGGTCTTGGAGAGCAGCGTGGTTTTGCCCGAGCCGGGGCTGCTCATAATGTTCACCACATACAGTTTGTGCTCATCGAACCGCGCGCGGTTTTCCTTGGCCAGGGCGTTCGATTCTTCCAGTACGTCACGGATGACCGGTATGTCCATGGTTCTCGTCCTCAGGTTCATTCACCGTTATCCCGGTCAATCGAATACCCCTTCCCCGCAGCAGCTCCACATTGCCGCTCTGACAGTCCGGGCAGATAAACACGGGCAATTCCATTTCAAACTCACGCGAGCAGTCCTTGCAGACGCACGCCACCGCAATCTGCTCGACCAGCAATTCCGCCTGCGGCATGTTGCTCTCGGCCTTGATCGCGTCAAACAAAAATATCAAAGAGTCCGGCACCACCGCATCGAGCTGCCCGCACTCCACCCGCACCTGCGTCACATCTTCCGCCCGCACGTCCTCCGGCAGCGACTTCTGCACTGATTTCAAAATAGATTGTGCGATATACAGTTCGTGCATAGACGATGTCTGTCATCCCGCAGGCCGTCTTCGGGATGCAGGATCTCTCTTTCTTAGTTTTTCGCTTTTCGCTTCTACTCAGCAGATTCTCGGCAGCAATTCCCCTGCCGGGCGCTGCAACCGCCGCACACCGCCCACTTCCGTCTGCACCCGCACCACACCGGCCGGACCTTCCGTCACCTGCCCGATCAGCGCCGCGTTCTTGCCCAGCGGATGGGTTTTCAAAATCTCGAGAACTCCTCCGGCGGCGGATTCTTCCACCACCATCACTACCTTGCCTTCATTGGCCAGATGCAGCGGATCGAAGCCCAGCAATTCGCACACTGCCTTCACGTCTTCCCGCACCGGAACCGCGGCTTCCTGAATCAGCACGCCAAACGGCTGCCCTTCGGAAAGCTCGGTCAGCACCGCCGCCAGTCCGCCGCGCGTCGGATCCCGCATCCACTTCACACCCGGTGAAATTTTCAGCACTCCGCCGATCAAATCTCCCAGCGGCGCGCAATCGCTTTCAATCTGCGTCTGAAAAGATAATCCTTCGCGCGCACTCAGCACCGCCAGCCCGTGATCGCCCATCGTCCCCGATACGATGATCGCATCTCCCGGCGCAACCAGTAGCGGCGAGAGACCGTTGCCCTGCGGCACAACCCCGATTCCCGCCGTATTGATAAAGATCCCGTCGCATTCCCCGCGCGGCACCACCTTGGTGTCTCCCGTGACAATCTCCACGCCCGCCTCGCGCGCCGTCTTTGCCATCGCCCGCACAATTCTCTCCAACCGGGAATAATCCAGCCCTTCCTCAAGAATGAATCCCGCCGAAAGGTACAGCGGCTTCGCTCCCATCACCGCCAGATCATTCACCGTCCCGCACACGGCCAGCTTGCCGATATTCCCTCCGGGAAATTCGACGGGCTTGATGACATAAGAATCCGTCGTAAACGCCAGCCGCGTCCCCGGCAGATTCAAGAGCGCCGCGTCCGCCAGAGTATCCAGCAGGGGATTGGCAAAGGACTCGATGAAGAGTTGCTTGATGAAGCCGCGCATCGTCTCGCCGCCCGCGCCATGATTCAACGTCACTACCGAATCGCTCACCGCTCCTCCGCCGCAAAATGGTACACCGCCGCACACGCGCCTTCCGAAGAGACCATGCACGCGCCGCGCGGCTGCTCCGGAGTGCAGGCTTTGCCGAACAATGCACAGTCCTTGGGTCGAATCATTCCGCGCAGCACTTCCCCGCAGCGGCAGCCCGGATGCTCGCGCGCGGGTTCCACCTCCACCGGAATGGCCGCCGCATCCCACGCCGCAAACTCCTTGCGAATCGCCAGCCCGCTCTGTGGAATATCACCGAAGCCCCGCCACGGCATATCGCACGGCTCAAACATCTTCGCAATCAGCGCCTGTGCGTGGGGATTGCCGTCCTGCCGGACCACGCGAGTGTACTGGTTTTCCACGGCAGCGCGCTTCTGCTCGATCTGCCGGCAGAGCATCAAAATAGTTTCCATCAAATCCACCGGCTCGAAGCCCGACACGGCGCAGGGAATCCGAAACTCGCGCGGCACAAAATCAAACTCCGCCATACCCGTCACCGTCGTCACGTGCCCCGGCAGAATCAGACCGTCGATCTGTACTCCCGGCGCGGAGAACAGGGTGCGCAGCGCCTCGGGCATCGTCTTCAGTGCGCACAGCATCGAAAAATTCCGTGTGCCGCTCTGCACAGCCGCCGCCAGCGTCGCCGCGAGGGTGCAGGCCGTGGTCTCGAAGCCAATCGCCAGAAAAATCACCCGGCGTTCGGGATGCGTCTTCGCAAACTCCAGAGCATCCGCCGATGAATAAAACACCCGCACATCCGCGCCGCGCGCCCGCGCCTCCGCGAGGCTGCGCGATGAGCCCGGCACGCGAATCAAATCTCCGAATGTCGCAATCGTGACGTCGGGCAATTGTGCCAGCGCCACGGCGCGGTCCACGAAATCATTGGCCGTCACGCACACCGGACAGCCCGGCCCGGAGACTAAGCGTACGGCATCCGGCAGCAGATCATGCAGCGCAAAGCGGTAGATCGCCGCCGTATGTCCGCCGCACACCTCCATAAACCGCACGGGGCGCGGAAGCTCCACCTGCGCAATCTGCGCGGCAATACGCCGTACATTTTCCGCGTCGCGGTAACCGGACAGCGCGCTCACTCGCCCGCCTCCCCGAGTTCCCGGAACAGTTCCAGTGTGCGCAGCGCCTCAGCTTCATCGAGCACTTCCAGCGCGTACCCGGCATGCACAATCACATAGTCGCCGGTTTTCGCCTGCGGTGTGAGCGTCAGCATCACGTCCCGCTTCGCCCCCCCGCTCTCCACGGTCCCGCGCTGCTCGTCGCGCTCCAATAGTTTCATCGGTATGGCAAGACACATAATCTAAAATCCAAAAAGCTAAAAAACCAAAAAGCCCAAATGAATAGGTTTCGGCCGGGTTGTGTTTCCGGTGCCGGTAACAGC is part of the bacterium genome and harbors:
- a CDS encoding T9SS type A sorting domain-containing protein, with product MVIIVAILLALASLVPVWAQDAFSHPNVFPTSTGTFYHGVYPGPYNGREDQVTPAQLQTYQQTVGKPAMFVYFSHEWALTRAFPTSACAWIDSMGSIPFIRLSMRSQIGMTNQQDPVYNPQRIINGDFDADLHAWARAARSFGKAIFAQYGIEVNGGVMPWSACFNGGGTTTGYGDPTVADGPERYRDAYRHIIDICRAEGATNIYWFFHVVGYSEPHETWNNMDHYYPGDNYIDGIGVSIYGAKSMNDPNCQPFAPAMDYAYPQMAALSTTKPIWILEMGAGGNNTVCPSGTWANDAFTSLQGGRWPRVSGFSWWDEKYSTGPNPGDFADFWVQDDSGTTQSFRTWVRDRSNVLSRLPSSPPPASTVTVSAPNGGESWATGTSHAITWTSSNLSEAVKIELNRAYPGGTWETIIASTGNTGSYTWAVAGTASSAARVRITGTTHTTVGDTSNASFSLTTTAPVASVTVTAPNGGEAWGSGTSHAITWSSANFPQNVQIELNRSYPGGTWEVISSSASNTGSYQWSVNGSASSSARIRVRGTTTPAVGDTSNANFSITATSTTPTITVTSPNGGELARLQSYYTIRWGYTNVSGAQYVRIQLNRNYPTGTWESISYATYNDGSFTWAVSGATTSRARIRIVSYYNSAIGDTSDANFTISAGYIMSGPMGGTGLAGASPNPFNPTTQIQYQLSEAVHVKLEVFDIMGRLVATLMDSEQAAGTHRVTFDGSNLASGMYLMRMSAGNVTKIQKMQLLK
- a CDS encoding HypC/HybG/HupF family hydrogenase formation chaperone yields the protein MCLAIPMKLLERDEQRGTVESGGAKRDVMLTLTPQAKTGDYVIVHAGYALEVLDEAEALRTLELFRELGEAGE
- the hypD gene encoding hydrogenase formation protein HypD, with amino-acid sequence MSALSGYRDAENVRRIAAQIAQVELPRPVRFMEVCGGHTAAIYRFALHDLLPDAVRLVSGPGCPVCVTANDFVDRAVALAQLPDVTIATFGDLIRVPGSSRSLAEARARGADVRVFYSSADALEFAKTHPERRVIFLAIGFETTACTLAATLAAAVQSGTRNFSMLCALKTMPEALRTLFSAPGVQIDGLILPGHVTTVTGMAEFDFVPREFRIPCAVSGFEPVDLMETILMLCRQIEQKRAAVENQYTRVVRQDGNPHAQALIAKMFEPCDMPWRGFGDIPQSGLAIRKEFAAWDAAAIPVEVEPAREHPGCRCGEVLRGMIRPKDCALFGKACTPEQPRGACMVSSEGACAAVYHFAAEER
- the hypB gene encoding hydrogenase nickel incorporation protein HypB, coding for MDIPVIRDVLEESNALAKENRARFDEHKLYVVNIMSSPGSGKTTLLSKTIPLLQQRGLRCAVIEGDITSTIDSERLQPLGIPVVQANTEPFGGDCHVGAHLVQAALKYLDLSALDILFIENIGNLVCPAEFYLGENRKVVVLSTTEGEDKPLKYPLMFRECSVCLISKMDLAPHLDIDVAQITSNIRKTNAQITVLPVSSKTGEGLDAWVEWLVKKS
- a CDS encoding T9SS type A sorting domain-containing protein, with translation MKSSLVVWVAVLVIAVQGWAQPDTVWTHIYGQSSDDYSYVVQETPDGGVVVAGSMSSPFSCELVKTTGNGTRQWIRNLGPGSSYANDVRCTADGGYVLAGAVGTVGALVLKTDSSGAQSWSRTLVHDHAVFASVFPRSDGSYMAAGHRDIATSLSGVYYARLDSAGNAMWERTLSRTASPALSLTLDAACATPDGGFVGAGTVDTVDAIINEDFYIIRVNGAGDTLWTRSIGGAYRQGARSVQATGDGYVIGGFDNRGSSFCPHVVKVSESGEVLWNRVITTVGSVTCAAAYEIEGGDLIISGTLLAGATGVPDFYLARVAPNDTVLWSRRYGSGTADWVEDMKLMSDGGCVITGRTQAFGAAGWDFYVVRTSAVHTTADAGPQRAVPVSLTLTSYPNPFNATAAIEYSVPQTERVALRVYDVLGREVATLADGAQTAGVHSLTFDGAHLPSGIYFARLQAGQAVQTRKMMLLK
- a CDS encoding hydrogenase maturation nickel metallochaperone HypA, with amino-acid sequence MHELYIAQSILKSVQKSLPEDVRAEDVTQVRVECGQLDAVVPDSLIFLFDAIKAESNMPQAELLVEQIAVACVCKDCSREFEMELPVFICPDCQSGNVELLRGRGIRLTGITVNEPEDENHGHTGHP
- the hypE gene encoding hydrogenase expression/formation protein HypE; this translates as MSDSVVTLNHGAGGETMRGFIKQLFIESFANPLLDTLADAALLNLPGTRLAFTTDSYVIKPVEFPGGNIGKLAVCGTVNDLAVMGAKPLYLSAGFILEEGLDYSRLERIVRAMAKTAREAGVEIVTGDTKVVPRGECDGIFINTAGIGVVPQGNGLSPLLVAPGDAIIVSGTMGDHGLAVLSAREGLSFQTQIESDCAPLGDLIGGVLKISPGVKWMRDPTRGGLAAVLTELSEGQPFGVLIQEAAVPVREDVKAVCELLGFDPLHLANEGKVVMVVEESAAGGVLEILKTHPLGKNAALIGQVTEGPAGVVRVQTEVGGVRRLQRPAGELLPRIC